The following are encoded in a window of Pseudalgibacter alginicilyticus genomic DNA:
- a CDS encoding SGNH/GDSL hydrolase family protein produces MDRRSFVKYLGATGICISASSCASLNLFGDTYDEEVAREAWKNLANKEAAFAYVSPNKKLPNVFIYGDSISIGYTTTVRKELEGKANVFRFHKNGQSSNKFIPFVEKMKTTMFQPYLKGGWDFTWDVIHFNVGLHDLKYVKNGKLDLENGKQVNSIEKYKENLHEICKYLKKEYPKAKLIFATTTAVPEEGADGRVAGDSVKYNKAALEVLANYPEIQINDLYAFTKPHEKEWYIKPHNVHYNELGKTAQGKEVAKIIAQNL; encoded by the coding sequence ATGGATAGAAGAAGTTTTGTAAAATATTTAGGAGCTACAGGAATTTGTATTAGTGCTTCATCGTGTGCCTCTTTAAATTTATTTGGAGATACATATGATGAAGAAGTAGCACGCGAAGCTTGGAAAAACTTAGCAAATAAAGAAGCTGCTTTTGCTTATGTAAGCCCTAATAAAAAATTACCAAACGTATTTATTTATGGCGATTCTATTTCTATTGGGTATACAACTACGGTTAGAAAAGAGTTAGAAGGTAAAGCCAATGTGTTTCGATTTCATAAAAACGGACAGTCAAGTAATAAGTTTATTCCTTTTGTTGAAAAAATGAAAACGACTATGTTTCAACCTTATTTAAAAGGCGGTTGGGATTTTACTTGGGATGTTATTCATTTCAATGTTGGCTTACACGATTTAAAGTATGTTAAAAACGGTAAGCTCGATTTAGAAAACGGCAAGCAAGTAAATAGCATTGAAAAGTACAAAGAAAACTTGCATGAAATCTGTAAGTATTTAAAGAAGGAATACCCTAAAGCAAAACTAATTTTTGCAACTACAACTGCAGTGCCAGAAGAAGGTGCCGATGGTAGAGTTGCAGGCGATAGTGTTAAATATAATAAAGCTGCATTAGAGGTTTTAGCAAATTATCCTGAAATACAAATTAACGATTTGTATGCCTTTACAAAACCACACGAAAAGGAGTGGTATATAAAACCGCATAATGTACATTATAATGAGCTTGGTAAAACCGCTCAAGGTAAAGAAGTGGCTAAAATAATAGCCCAAAACTTATAG